The DNA segment CCGCGCTGGTCGGCCAATGGCCACCGTGAGGCGAAGCGGCAGGCATGGCCCGACCGTCCCTGTCCGATCCACACGGGTACTCCTGTGCCCGCGCGGGCTGACCGAGGTGTCAGCTGACCTCTGCCCCCACTGGTCCGCCTGCCTCCCCCCACGGCGGAAGGGTCGGGGTGTCGTCGTGCCCAGTTCGTGAGCCGTGCACGGGTTGGGCCGGGGCTCCTCAGATTCGTCCATGTGCGTGGGTCGGCAGACTCATTGATCTTCACGATGCTCATGTCGCCCACCCTGCCGTCCGGGCGCCCGTACGTGCCGGGCGGGTCAGAGGAGCGGCGGCGGCCCCTGCACCGGCGGCGGAGGTGCGACCGGGCGACGGCGGCGGGCGCGCACCAGCAGCAGCGCCGCCACGACGAGCACCACCAGCACTCCGCCCGCGGTCAGCAGCCAGACCGGGAGCCCGCCCACCGTCAGCAGCTTCTCCTCGAAGATCACCCGCTGGTAGGGGCGGTCGGAGGCGGTACGGCGCAGTTCGTGGTCCCCGTCGATCCGGGACGGTTCGGGGAAGCTCTGTCGCAGCGCGGTCAGATACCGCTCACCGTCCGCGAAGCGGCCCAGCGCACCGGTGGACGGAATCCGCCCGGCGTACGTCACTTCGGGCGGCAGCCCGCCGATGGCACTCCGCGGCTCCATCCGGTGCGCGGCCAGCACGTACAGCCCCAGGGTCTGGGGATTCCGCGCCCGCCGGGACAACCGCATCGGATAGACGGGCCGGTCGCTGGCGAAGCTCAGCCGCAGTGGGTCGAGGACGCCCGTGAGCGTGCCGCCCTTGCGGTCGGGGGCCAGCCGCACCGCGACGTACTCCCACTTCTGGTCGACGTAGGGCTTCAGGTCCTGCGACATCCCGCCGGGCAGCCGGAAGCCGTTCACCCGGAGCCAGCTGTCCAGGGCCCCGGGGTCGGTGGCCGTCAGCCGGGCGACGTCGAAGGGGCCCAGCCGCTCGCGGCCGACGACACCGACGGCGGGAGCGCCCGCGGGGCGCGCGGCGCCGGACGTGCCGTCACCACCGGACCCGGAGGCGAACGGCCAGTCGCCGCTGCGCGGCCAGAAGTGGTCGCGGGTGCGGTGCACCGGTGCGGTGACCGAATCCAGCGCGTCGAAGAGAGCGTTGTCGCCGAGCGTGACCGTGGCCCGGTGCGGGACCGGCATGATCCAGGCGGCCCGCGCCGCGTTCCCCGCGACCGTCAGGCTCATCACGATCTGCTCGCTGCGACCGTCCCAGCGCACCGCCGACGTCTCCCGGTCCACACTCAGCCGGGACGCCGGGTCGTGCACCAGCGCACCGCACCCGCAGGCGTACGCCGGTGCCATCAGGGATCCCAACTGCACCGCCAGCAGCGCCAGCACCACAAGCAGCGTTCTGCTCCGCCGCCGCGTTCCCGGTCCGCGTATCGCCCGCACCCGCAGCCCTCGTACCCGCATCCCCTGTCCCCGCATCCCCCGTGGCCTCTCCCCGTCGCCGTGGCCTGCCGCCGTGCCGTGCCGTGCCGCCGTCCGACACGAGCACAGACGGCGTGCGGAGGAGGTCGGTTCCGGACAACCCGGCGGGAGGCCCGGCACCGCCCGGCGCGGCCACGGGCGTACGTGGCGCCGAGGGGGCCACGGACCGGAGGGGCCTGCGGCCGGGCCCGGGCAGTGCTTGAATGGCCCGGCTGGACAGGCCCGGGGAGCCGGTCACCGGCGAGCCGGGACGGCGATCCCGGCGAGGGTGTCGCCGTACCGCCAATGGTCGCTTTCACCGCGACCCTTGGCCGGAACTGTATGGGCCGGGT comes from the Streptomyces sp. NBC_01471 genome and includes:
- a CDS encoding DUF2330 domain-containing protein, which codes for MAPAYACGCGALVHDPASRLSVDRETSAVRWDGRSEQIVMSLTVAGNAARAAWIMPVPHRATVTLGDNALFDALDSVTAPVHRTRDHFWPRSGDWPFASGSGGDGTSGAARPAGAPAVGVVGRERLGPFDVARLTATDPGALDSWLRVNGFRLPGGMSQDLKPYVDQKWEYVAVRLAPDRKGGTLTGVLDPLRLSFASDRPVYPMRLSRRARNPQTLGLYVLAAHRMEPRSAIGGLPPEVTYAGRIPSTGALGRFADGERYLTALRQSFPEPSRIDGDHELRRTASDRPYQRVIFEEKLLTVGGLPVWLLTAGGVLVVLVVAALLLVRARRRRPVAPPPPVQGPPPLL